Proteins found in one Clostridium kluyveri DSM 555 genomic segment:
- a CDS encoding GNAT family N-acetyltransferase: MKEYVIKEVSLNELEECAEVIRQGFGTVAKDFGLTIENCATNGAFIKMSRLVSDKNRGNFMYSINVDDKIVGFMQLEKKSEEKYELEKITVLPEYRRYGYGEKLLVFAKIKVKRLNGKIISIGIIEENTILKQWYQKNGFIHKGTKKFDFLPFTVGFMEMIIE, translated from the coding sequence ATGAAAGAATATGTTATTAAAGAAGTATCATTAAATGAATTAGAAGAGTGTGCAGAAGTTATAAGACAAGGATTTGGGACAGTGGCAAAAGATTTTGGATTAACTATTGAAAATTGCGCCACTAATGGCGCTTTTATCAAAATGAGTAGATTGGTTTCTGATAAAAACAGAGGCAATTTCATGTATTCAATAAATGTTGATGATAAAATTGTTGGATTTATGCAGTTAGAAAAGAAGAGTGAAGAAAAATATGAATTAGAAAAAATTACTGTCCTGCCGGAATATAGACGTTATGGATATGGAGAAAAATTGTTAGTGTTTGCAAAAATTAAGGTTAAGAGGTTAAATGGAAAAATTATAAGTATTGGTATTATTGAGGAAAATACTATTTTAAAACAATGGTATCAGAAAAATGGTTTTATACATAAAGGTACTAAAAAATTTGATTTTTTACCATTTACAGTTGGCTTTATGGAAATGATAATTGAGTAA
- a CDS encoding FadR/GntR family transcriptional regulator yields the protein MPRREKNLSQSVAEDIFSMITIDKKFSVGDKLPNENELSVLMQVSRTTLREAIRILVARNVLEIRRGKGTFVVNQEGFHENFGLEELSTIKLNARDLYEMRLIFEPETAYYAAKRATDKEIKRIIHYGRLEEQKILNKEDRTETERAFHKSIAKATHNEFMNRLMPILYKSIDKGVMLSDDNEVVIQDTLNDHRMIMEFLSKRDAEGAKTAMKLHIIRAMRGMDIYEE from the coding sequence AATGATTACTATAGATAAGAAATTTTCGGTGGGAGATAAACTTCCAAATGAAAATGAACTCTCTGTCCTTATGCAGGTAAGCAGGACTACGTTAAGGGAAGCTATTCGTATTTTGGTTGCCCGTAATGTTCTTGAAATTAGAAGGGGAAAAGGCACATTTGTAGTAAATCAGGAAGGTTTCCATGAAAACTTTGGCCTGGAAGAACTTTCTACAATAAAGTTAAATGCCAGAGATTTATATGAAATGAGATTGATTTTTGAACCAGAAACCGCTTATTATGCTGCAAAGAGGGCCACAGATAAGGAGATAAAAAGAATAATTCACTATGGTAGACTAGAAGAACAGAAAATTTTAAATAAAGAAGACAGAACTGAAACTGAAAGGGCTTTTCATAAATCCATTGCAAAGGCCACCCATAATGAATTTATGAATAGGCTTATGCCTATACTTTATAAATCCATTGATAAGGGTGTTATGTTGTCAGATGATAATGAAGTTGTAATACAAGATACATTAAATGATCACCGTATGATAATGGAATTTTTATCTAAAAGAGATGCAGAGGGGGCAAAAACTGCAATGAAGCTTCATATTATACGTGCAATGAGAGGCATGGATATATATGAAGAGTAA
- a CDS encoding ABC-F family ATP-binding cassette domain-containing protein has product MINVNNVSLRYKGRKLFEDVNLKFTQGNCYGIIGANGAGKTTFLKILSGEIEPSTGEVSISKHIRMSVLKQDHFQYDEYEILETVIMGNLRLYEIMKEKDALYDKPDFTDEDGIKASELEGEFAELNGWEAESEASSLLQGLGIDINLHNKKMSELTGAQKVKVLLAQALFGNPGILILDEPTNHLDVKSIKWLEEFIINFEGTVIVVSHDRYFLNKVCTYMADVDYGKIKIYAGNYDFWYQSSQLALKMAKEQNRKKEEKIKDLQRFIERFSANASKSNQATSRKKLLDKITLEDIKPSSRKYPFMGFKPEREVGNDILIVDGITKIIDGKKVLDNVSFTVSKGDKIAFISENEIQETTLFKILMGEMEPDSGRYKWGVTISRSYFPKDNSEYFNEQELNLVDWLRQFSEEKSESYIRGFLGKILFSGEEALKQVNILSGGEKVRCMLAKMMMENANVLILDQPTNHLDLESITALNNGLLDYKSIILFSSYDHEFIQTIANRIIQLTDNGFIDKRLTYDEYLESIQG; this is encoded by the coding sequence TTGATTAATGTAAATAATGTTAGTTTAAGATATAAGGGGAGAAAGCTTTTTGAAGATGTAAATTTAAAGTTTACCCAGGGTAATTGCTATGGAATTATAGGGGCAAATGGTGCAGGAAAGACCACATTTTTAAAAATATTATCAGGAGAAATAGAACCCAGTACAGGAGAAGTAAGTATTTCAAAGCATATAAGAATGTCTGTACTAAAACAGGATCATTTTCAATATGATGAATATGAGATTTTAGAAACAGTAATTATGGGTAATTTAAGGCTTTATGAAATAATGAAAGAAAAGGATGCCCTTTATGATAAACCTGATTTTACAGATGAAGATGGCATAAAGGCATCTGAATTGGAAGGCGAATTTGCAGAATTAAACGGATGGGAAGCAGAATCTGAAGCTTCTTCACTGCTTCAAGGCCTTGGGATAGATATAAATCTTCACAATAAAAAGATGTCTGAACTTACAGGAGCCCAAAAGGTAAAAGTACTTCTGGCACAGGCGCTTTTTGGAAATCCCGGTATACTTATCTTAGACGAACCTACTAACCATTTAGATGTTAAATCTATAAAATGGTTAGAAGAGTTTATTATTAATTTTGAAGGTACTGTCATAGTTGTATCCCATGATAGATATTTTCTAAATAAAGTGTGTACATATATGGCGGATGTGGATTATGGAAAGATAAAAATATATGCTGGAAACTATGATTTTTGGTACCAGTCAAGCCAGCTTGCACTTAAGATGGCAAAGGAACAAAACAGAAAAAAAGAAGAAAAGATTAAAGATCTGCAAAGATTTATAGAGCGTTTCAGTGCCAATGCCTCAAAATCAAATCAGGCTACATCCCGTAAGAAGTTGCTGGATAAAATAACTTTAGAGGATATCAAGCCCTCCAGCAGAAAATATCCCTTTATGGGTTTTAAGCCTGAAAGAGAAGTGGGAAATGATATATTAATAGTTGATGGAATTACAAAAATTATAGATGGAAAAAAAGTATTGGATAATGTTAGTTTTACAGTATCAAAGGGTGATAAAATTGCTTTTATATCAGAAAATGAAATTCAAGAAACTACATTGTTTAAAATTCTTATGGGAGAAATGGAACCAGATAGTGGAAGGTATAAATGGGGAGTTACTATCTCCAGGTCATATTTTCCAAAGGATAATTCAGAGTACTTTAATGAACAGGAATTAAATTTAGTGGATTGGCTGAGACAATTTTCAGAGGAAAAATCTGAAAGCTATATTAGAGGATTTCTTGGTAAAATTTTATTTTCCGGGGAAGAGGCATTAAAGCAGGTGAATATTCTCTCGGGAGGGGAAAAAGTACGATGCATGCTGGCAAAGATGATGATGGAAAATGCCAATGTGCTTATTTTGGATCAGCCCACCAATCATCTGGATCTAGAATCCATTACTGCATTAAACAACGGACTTTTAGATTATAAGAGTATCATTTTATTTTCATCCTATGATCATGAATTTATCCAGACTATAGCAAATAGGATTATACAGCTTACTGATAATGGATTTATAGATAAAAGGTTAACCTATGATGAATATTTAGAGAGTATTCAAGGTTAG
- a CDS encoding MATE family efflux transporter — translation MTELENFILEGNIKTLLFKFSLPAISVFLANVLYNLIDAIFIGNQANGSLGIAALTIVFPIQQIILALSQMIGVGIASIISRSLGAGNKLRAEKAVGTALTSSVLLGILIMVIGLAFIRPILYIFGSLETILPYAVTFFKITLYCSVFFVFSIVSNSIIQSEGHANIAMISMIIGPVINIPLDYILVTRLKYGIKGAAIATDISQIICFIFLLVYICFNSKILGVKVKNLVINIKLLKEAISLGVSTFMTQLAYGIVAIVLNNSIRIYGGSDLYISAIGIYNRIFGFITVSMYGIRQALQPIIGFNYGAKKFNRVKQSLKLGILTSVVISLGFLVIIISFTNKIAGVFTSNNELIALTVPILRVLILMSPLVGVQVIAASFFQYIGKPKPALFLSIMKPFLFLIPLMLIIPIFLKVTGVFVSVPLSDFFTAMISLIFIYGEIKKMNQLKVLV, via the coding sequence ATGACTGAACTTGAAAATTTTATTTTGGAAGGTAATATCAAAACGTTACTCTTTAAGTTTTCTCTTCCTGCCATAAGTGTATTTTTAGCTAATGTATTATATAATCTTATTGATGCAATTTTTATAGGTAATCAGGCTAATGGTAGCTTAGGAATTGCAGCATTAACTATAGTCTTTCCTATTCAACAAATAATACTGGCTCTTTCTCAAATGATCGGAGTTGGAATTGCTTCTATAATTTCCAGAAGTCTTGGAGCCGGAAATAAACTAAGAGCAGAAAAGGCTGTGGGTACTGCATTAACATCCTCTGTTCTATTAGGAATTTTAATTATGGTTATAGGACTGGCTTTCATCAGACCTATATTGTATATTTTTGGTTCCTTGGAAACTATACTACCCTATGCTGTAACATTCTTTAAAATTACTTTATATTGCAGTGTTTTTTTCGTTTTTAGTATTGTTTCCAATAGCATCATACAATCAGAAGGACATGCTAATATTGCTATGATAAGCATGATAATAGGACCTGTAATTAATATTCCGTTAGATTACATATTAGTTACAAGACTTAAATATGGGATAAAAGGAGCTGCCATTGCTACAGACATTTCCCAAATAATATGTTTCATATTTTTATTGGTATACATCTGTTTTAATAGTAAAATTTTAGGAGTAAAAGTTAAAAATTTAGTAATTAATATAAAGTTATTAAAGGAAGCCATTTCCTTAGGAGTATCCACGTTTATGACTCAACTGGCTTATGGAATTGTAGCCATAGTATTAAATAATTCAATAAGAATTTATGGAGGATCTGACTTATATATTTCTGCAATTGGTATATATAATCGTATATTCGGGTTTATTACCGTTTCTATGTATGGAATTAGACAAGCTCTTCAGCCTATTATAGGATTTAATTATGGTGCTAAAAAATTCAATAGAGTAAAACAAAGCTTAAAGCTTGGAATTTTAACATCAGTTGTAATTTCATTGGGATTTTTAGTTATAATTATTAGTTTTACAAATAAAATAGCGGGTGTTTTTACATCTAATAATGAATTAATAGCATTGACGGTTCCTATTTTAAGAGTACTGATACTTATGAGTCCTTTAGTAGGTGTTCAAGTAATTGCTGCAAGTTTTTTTCAGTATATTGGCAAACCTAAGCCTGCATTATTTTTATCAATAATGAAACCATTTTTATTTTTAATACCATTAATGTTAATCATCCCAATATTTCTTAAAGTCACTGGTGTTTTTGTATCTGTTCCATTATCTGATTTTTTTACTGCAATGATATCTTTAATTTTTATATACGGCGAAATAAAAAAAATGAATCAGTTAAAAGTATTAGTTTAA
- a CDS encoding FAD-dependent oxidoreductase, with translation MMNFRNLFEPITINGLILKNRLVMPAMHHGYTPDGFATARFNEYYWKRAEGGAGLIIVGGCVIDNYRGYSDIMSLESDDYILGYKEFTDGMHKRGAKVAVQLMHTGRYGRTKYITGDDAALAPSAVYSRYTGETPRAMTKDEITLVIKHWADAGLRAKKAGFDAVEIVGSAGYLISQFLSPVTNLREDEYGGSFENRCRFPLEVLSALRIAVGDDYPIFMRVSGNDFIKGGNTNEDCVAFCKMLDKAGIDMINVTGGWHETTIPQLPGDVPQGGYAYLAQGVKDAVSVPVMASNRFNNPVVAERTLALCQADLIGVGRTLIADPDWPIKVKEGRVDEIRRCTACNQGCLGRLFFDKPVECLVNGYAGREFLLQDTKPKPSKNILVIGAGPAGCELAIRAAERGHKVTVWEMKDTIGGQLHLASTPPSKGEFQNLVHYFNAMLKKIGVKVVLNKEATIEEIEKGNFHEVIVATGSIPSSISLPGDGNIPIVTSSDILEGKDMAGRNIVVVGGSSVGCETAAYLAHEAALSEEQLYFMESQKSESSEKIKMMLNTSRRNIAIVDIAKIGTGFDPGCGWPVIKDLKRLGVKQYSFSKIAEVTNKEVFIESTNPKSKEVIKAELPCDTIVLAVGSKPNTSLFDTLSARNISVRNIGDSGGIGNVLTAIRQACDLAMEF, from the coding sequence ATGATGAATTTTAGAAATTTGTTTGAGCCCATTACTATAAATGGTCTTATTTTAAAAAATCGTCTTGTAATGCCGGCAATGCATCACGGTTATACTCCTGATGGATTTGCTACCGCCAGATTTAATGAATATTATTGGAAGCGTGCAGAGGGTGGTGCAGGGTTAATTATTGTAGGGGGATGCGTTATTGACAATTACCGGGGATATTCCGATATCATGAGCCTTGAAAGTGATGATTATATTTTGGGATACAAGGAGTTTACAGATGGTATGCATAAACGTGGTGCTAAAGTAGCAGTGCAGCTTATGCATACCGGCAGATATGGGAGAACCAAATATATTACCGGAGATGATGCTGCACTTGCTCCTTCAGCTGTTTATTCTCGTTACACAGGTGAAACACCAAGAGCTATGACAAAGGATGAAATCACACTGGTTATAAAACACTGGGCTGATGCTGGACTGCGGGCGAAAAAAGCAGGTTTTGATGCAGTGGAAATCGTAGGTTCTGCAGGCTACTTGATTAGCCAGTTTTTATCACCTGTTACTAATTTGCGTGAAGATGAATATGGGGGAAGTTTTGAAAATCGCTGTCGTTTTCCACTGGAAGTACTATCAGCTCTGCGCATAGCAGTGGGAGATGATTATCCTATCTTTATGCGTGTTTCTGGAAATGATTTCATTAAGGGCGGCAATACAAATGAAGACTGTGTGGCCTTTTGTAAAATGTTAGATAAGGCTGGCATTGACATGATAAATGTAACCGGAGGCTGGCATGAAACCACCATTCCTCAATTGCCAGGAGATGTTCCACAAGGAGGCTATGCGTACCTGGCACAGGGGGTAAAAGATGCAGTTAGTGTTCCTGTTATGGCTTCAAATCGATTTAATAACCCTGTTGTGGCAGAGCGTACTCTAGCTTTATGTCAGGCAGATTTGATCGGTGTGGGACGTACGCTTATAGCTGACCCGGATTGGCCAATTAAAGTAAAAGAAGGTAGAGTAGATGAGATTCGCCGCTGTACCGCATGTAATCAGGGCTGCCTTGGGCGTTTGTTTTTTGACAAACCTGTGGAATGTCTTGTAAATGGATATGCCGGCAGAGAATTCCTTCTTCAGGATACCAAACCTAAGCCGTCTAAAAATATTCTGGTTATAGGTGCAGGTCCTGCTGGCTGTGAACTTGCAATAAGAGCAGCAGAAAGAGGTCATAAAGTTACTGTTTGGGAAATGAAGGATACTATTGGGGGGCAATTACATCTGGCAAGCACTCCTCCATCAAAAGGGGAATTTCAAAATTTGGTGCATTATTTTAACGCTATGTTGAAGAAAATAGGTGTAAAGGTGGTGCTTAACAAGGAAGCTACTATTGAAGAAATTGAGAAAGGAAATTTTCATGAGGTAATAGTGGCAACTGGAAGTATTCCTTCTTCCATTAGTTTACCTGGAGATGGCAATATTCCTATAGTTACCTCTTCTGACATTCTTGAAGGTAAAGATATGGCTGGTCGTAATATAGTAGTGGTTGGCGGCAGTTCTGTTGGCTGTGAAACAGCAGCGTATTTGGCTCATGAAGCCGCTCTCTCTGAGGAACAACTTTATTTTATGGAATCTCAAAAATCTGAAAGTAGTGAGAAAATAAAGATGATGTTAAATACATCCCGTCGTAATATAGCTATTGTAGATATTGCAAAAATTGGTACTGGATTTGATCCTGGCTGCGGCTGGCCTGTAATAAAAGACCTTAAACGGCTGGGCGTAAAACAATATTCTTTCTCTAAAATAGCAGAAGTGACCAATAAGGAAGTTTTTATAGAATCTACTAATCCAAAAAGTAAAGAAGTGATTAAGGCGGAACTTCCCTGTGACACAATTGTACTAGCAGTGGGTTCAAAGCCTAATACATCTCTGTTTGATACACTTTCAGCTAGAAACATTTCTGTACGTAATATAGGAGATTCTGGGGGCATTGGCAATGTTCTCACTGCAATTCGTCAGGCATGCGACTTAGCTATGGAGTTTTAA
- the ilvD gene encoding dihydroxy-acid dehydratase, with protein MRSDVITKGTKSAPQRALLNALGLTKEEIERPLVGIVSSKNDIVPGHMNLDKIVEAVKTGVSMAGGTPIVFPAIAVCDGIAMGHQGMKYSLVTRDLIADSTEAMAMAHAFDALVMVPNCDKNVPGLLMAAARLNIPTIFVSGGPMLAGKVDGCKVSFSSISEAVGAFNGGKITEEKLEEFESKVCPTCGSCSGMYTANSMNCLTEVLGMALGGNGTIPAVYSDRIKLAKHAGMKIMELLERNIRPRDVMTEAAFKNALTMDMALGCSTNSMLHLPAIAHEAGIELNVDMANEISAKTPNLCHLAPAGHNYVEELNEAGGIYAVMNEINKLNLLSTDLITCTGKTVAENIKGCINKNKEVIRPVENPYSTTGGIAILKGNLAPDSCVVKRSAVAPEMLKHEGPARVFDCEEDALNAINTGKIVAGDVVIIRYEGPKGGPGMREMLNPTSAIMGRGLGGSVALITDGRFSGATRGAAIGHVSPEAAVGGNIALVEEGDIIKIDIEANSIDFEISEEELERRRSNWKPRQPKITTGYLARYASMVTSGNRGAILEIPKF; from the coding sequence GTGAGAAGTGATGTAATAACGAAAGGAACTAAAAGTGCACCACAGCGTGCCCTGCTTAATGCGTTAGGTTTGACAAAAGAAGAAATAGAAAGACCGCTTGTAGGTATTGTAAGTTCAAAAAACGACATAGTACCGGGTCATATGAATTTAGATAAAATAGTGGAGGCCGTAAAGACAGGAGTATCAATGGCTGGGGGTACTCCAATTGTTTTTCCTGCCATTGCTGTCTGTGATGGAATTGCCATGGGACACCAGGGCATGAAATATTCTCTTGTTACAAGAGATTTAATTGCAGATTCCACAGAAGCTATGGCCATGGCTCATGCTTTTGATGCGCTGGTAATGGTACCTAACTGTGATAAAAATGTACCAGGACTTTTAATGGCTGCAGCGAGACTTAACATTCCAACTATTTTTGTAAGTGGAGGCCCTATGCTTGCAGGAAAGGTAGATGGATGTAAAGTAAGTTTTAGCAGCATATCTGAGGCAGTAGGTGCTTTCAACGGAGGTAAAATAACTGAAGAAAAATTAGAAGAGTTTGAAAGTAAGGTATGTCCTACTTGCGGCTCCTGTTCAGGCATGTATACTGCAAATAGTATGAACTGTTTAACAGAGGTTCTTGGAATGGCACTTGGAGGTAATGGTACAATACCTGCTGTTTATTCTGACAGAATAAAACTTGCAAAACATGCTGGCATGAAAATAATGGAGCTGCTTGAAAGAAATATAAGACCTAGAGATGTTATGACAGAGGCTGCTTTTAAGAATGCTCTAACTATGGATATGGCTCTTGGATGTAGTACAAACAGTATGCTTCATTTACCAGCTATTGCACATGAAGCTGGTATTGAATTAAATGTGGATATGGCAAATGAAATCAGTGCAAAAACGCCTAATCTTTGCCACTTAGCACCAGCAGGACATAATTATGTGGAAGAGTTAAATGAAGCAGGTGGAATTTACGCTGTTATGAATGAAATTAATAAATTGAATTTATTAAGTACAGATTTGATTACATGTACGGGAAAAACTGTGGCAGAAAATATTAAAGGTTGTATAAATAAAAATAAAGAGGTAATAAGACCTGTTGAAAACCCTTACAGCACAACTGGCGGAATTGCAATTCTTAAAGGCAATTTAGCTCCAGATTCCTGTGTTGTAAAGCGTTCTGCAGTGGCACCTGAAATGTTAAAGCATGAAGGACCTGCAAGGGTTTTTGACTGTGAGGAGGATGCTCTAAATGCTATAAACACAGGGAAAATTGTAGCTGGCGATGTAGTTATTATAAGATATGAAGGACCTAAAGGTGGACCTGGCATGAGAGAAATGCTTAACCCAACTTCTGCAATTATGGGACGAGGTCTTGGGGGAAGTGTGGCATTAATAACAGATGGACGTTTTAGTGGTGCTACAAGAGGTGCTGCAATTGGTCATGTTTCTCCTGAAGCGGCAGTAGGAGGTAATATTGCACTGGTTGAAGAGGGAGATATAATAAAGATAGATATAGAGGCAAATTCTATTGATTTTGAAATCAGTGAGGAAGAATTGGAGAGAAGAAGATCAAATTGGAAACCTAGACAACCTAAGATTACCACAGGCTACCTTGCAAGATATGCATCAATGGTAACTTCAGGAAACAGAGGGGCTATTCTAGAAATTCCCAAATTCTAG
- a CDS encoding FAD-dependent oxidoreductase: MMAPSRTQCNVVHQETREMTTKEAEGLVQDFINAACRVKAAGIDGVEIHGAHGYLINQFLSPYAVFVAEGSSPIIPESINGIHGKNVFTIVDVLSGKTEIYNKKAAVIGSGMTGLETAEFLASKNNDVTVFEMESYWRIKF, encoded by the coding sequence ATGATGGCACCAAGTAGAACTCAATGTAATGTGGTACACCAGGAAACAAGGGAAATGACTACAAAAGAAGCAGAAGGATTAGTACAGGATTTTATAAATGCTGCCTGTAGAGTTAAAGCAGCGGGTATTGATGGGGTTGAAATACACGGTGCTCATGGATATTTGATCAATCAATTTTTAAGTCCTTATGCTGTATTTGTGGCAGAAGGCTCAAGTCCTATAATTCCTGAGTCCATAAATGGTATTCATGGAAAAAATGTATTTACTATTGTGGATGTATTATCAGGGAAAACAGAAATTTATAATAAAAAAGCAGCAGTAATAGGTTCTGGAATGACAGGTCTTGAAACTGCAGAATTTTTGGCATCAAAGAATAATGATGTAACTGTATTTGAGATGGAAAGCTATTGGAGGATAAAATTTTAA